The Xenopus tropicalis strain Nigerian chromosome 1, UCB_Xtro_10.0, whole genome shotgun sequence DNA segment GTTACAGTGGCTACATCAGAAGAGACGAATAACAACACCTCAAATAACACACAACCCCTCCTTGACTCACTGCCGGTGGTCACGTTAAAGGTGGATCATATAATTGTGAAGGAGGGAAATGGTGCAGTAATCAGATGCAACATAGAAGGTCACCCAGACCCTCATTTTCAATGGTATAACTCCAATGGGCATTTACTAAGGGAAGAAAATGGTAAGGCTTTATTGTATGCATTGCCTTAACTGAATTCTTCTATGTGTACTTCAAAGGGATTATttaccttaagttaacttttagtatgttatagaatggtctattctttaattggtcttaattttttttagttttttatttgcaTTCTTTTTCCGACTCTTTCCAGATTTCTATGGGGGTCACAGAtccccagcaaccagaaaactTTTGGTCTGTGAGgcagttttaatgttatttgtatgttttattacttatctttctattcaggctctgtCCTTTTCATCATTCAGTCTCTCAGCAAAGCCACTGCTACTGCTGATAACATTCCAAACaagagagctgctgcacaaaaaggcTATATAATTAAAAGAAGCATAAaacaaaaaaccataaaaacaccttgccaaacaagtggatctttaagtgcatggccagcttaaccaTTGTTCAGAAAGAGCTTAGACAAATGCATTTTGGGTCACACTGGTAGTTTCCTGTTatttcttttagggctctggcacacggggagattagtcggccgcggcaaaactccctgttcgcgggcgactaatctccccgagttgcattccccctgccatcccaccggcgaacatgtaagtcgccggcgggatggcagacgcagcggggcgattttgcgcgccgccgcgtctgccatcccaccagcgacttacatgttcgccggtgggatggcagggggaaggcaactcagagagattagtcgcccgcgtggcagacggggagattagtcgcccgtgacaaatctcccttgtcgcaggcgactaatctcccagatatgccatcccactggctagaatgtaaatcgccgatggaatggcatacgcggcgccgaaatcgccaaagtttcctctcaaggcaacttcgccgatttcaGAAAATCTccgcgccgtgtatgccatcccaccagcgatttacattctagctggtgggatgggatTAGAGGGAACATTACTTGGCACCCACCACtgagttttattactacataataTTAGTAAAATGTGTATCCAGGTATGTTCTTAATAATATTAATGGAAACACATATTCATTGTTATTTATCATCCTGCATGTTATACTCCTGTATTGCCACATTCGTCTAACATCTCCTAATGCATCAGTGATTTATAGTTAAAGAAACTGAATCCTCTCTGGGAGATGCCATGATCAGATTGCATCTGAGACATGGAGATGAAGGGGTCTCCCATTCAGCTTATGAAAAAGCTATTGGAAGATCTAAAATGGAGGAAGGTCAGTGTAAAGTAATTTATTTGTCCTGGTTTACACTTGTAACTGAACATCTGTCAGTGCTATGGGTTCCAAACTGAACTTTATAGGCCAACTGGCAAGGCTTGGAATGCAGGCATCTATTTCTTTAGTAGTGATGGCTGCTTGGCTAGGTCAGAGGGAAGACCTTGTCTGACTTCCATCCAGCACAGGCTAAAACTATAAATAATCTAATAGCAAGGTTAAGCACCAGATAAATAATAGCAGGGTCACACAAATAAGTTAAAGAATTTGGTTCGAAATTATGAAAATTGTATGAAAACTCTGTGTGCTCGCAGTGGCACTCTACAGTCATGCATACCCTTCAGGTAGGTGCATTGTTATTAAAAAACTCGCCAAACTACAATTTTGAGACAAAGCTGTGAATGCAAGTGCTTAGTGCCTCTGCGAGCCCTCACATCCATGTTTATATGTGAGCAGTCACATTAAATTCTGGCACATCAAAATCAGATGTAGTTGATATAGCTACACTTCTACGAACACAGCCAATGTATTTATATCATGGTTTTTAAATCTCAGAAGCCTCTTGTCTGTATAGAGATGTTGTAGCTTCCCACAGTACTAAACTGCATTTGTCAGGGTCACATCAGGAGACAAATTCTGTTTGTGTAAGCACTGGCTGACCAAGCACACTCGCAAGCCACATCAGGACAGTCTGACATAACATGCCTTCCACTACTGCGCAAAACAAACGGATGTTTAAATGTGGCAGAATAGCATCATCTGCACTGTTTCATTTCTATATTATTCATgtacaaaatacagttttttgaTTGGTATGCACAGCAAGTTGTATGGCTATAACACAAAAGGTGTATAACAGGACGGGTGCTAAATAATTGTTTTGTCAGTTCACACTGCTTTCCCATGCATTACTAAAACAAAACCAGAATTAAGGCCAAATTTCTGCAAATAAACTTGTATCTTAGAGAACAGTGTACTATGTCCTGCTAACACAGAAATGTGAAAAGCAAGGCCTGCAAACCATGGAAATGTGTGTTATCCCATGGCCATGCCGTTTCCTGCTTTTCAGATAATGTCCATTTGCAGGAAATGACACCAGTGGCACTGTTCTGAAAGGAACACCAAAAAGCATTCCGTGTCCAAAATTGTGTTCCAATTGTTCTAGCAGGGAACAGGAAGGGTTTGATGTGGAATAGTGTGTGAAGTCAAAGGGATTTTATACAATGAGAATGCCGTTATTTTCCTGTAATGCAGTCTATGATCACTAATGGCTCTTTAGTGTTTAATTATTAACACTGCTCCTTGCTGTTTAACTGTTTCCGCCCGTAATCAAAGCtactagggcttatttacaagttGGAagttcagtgtgcaaagtgcaatttctggtgcaaatagccatgttttttacccaaaatgcagtgtttcttaTCCAATAGCAGCCATAAGGTGGTGACATGCCTAATGCAATTGCAGCCATTACGTGGAAACTCCAGCAGTTGCGCTTAGATATGTAGCAGGCAATTGCACTAAAATAAATCGTTGTGCCGCAAGCACCTGCAAAAAAATAGCACAAATTTGTGTGACTGCAGTAAACGTTATACAAAAACATTTGTTGTGGTGCTCAATATTTTAGCCCTGCTGTATTTGTAATGGTCCATCGGTTACTGCTGCATTCACTCTTTTTGGATTTGAGTTGTAATGTAAACTTTGTTCTTCATGAATTGTTACCTATTTCCTGGATTGAGGCGCTAAGGCTGGTATTTCACTGTAAATATCACTTACATATGTCATCAAAAGATTTCCAGGGGCACATGCtgcaaagttacatagttacataaggttgaaaaaaagaccaaagttcatcaagttcaactctgCCAAGCAaagtgcacacacatagacccatactgacctttctaaCAACTTTCACATGCATATTGCTCTGTTTATTATTCCCAATGCAgaagtttttcccagaattccagcataaaacTAGCATCAGTTGCAGTAGCGCATTATGTGCCAATATGGATGGTAATTGATGTTTCACGCACAATTGCAACATAAATTTTCAGAGTGGGAATAGTATTACTTATGCACTTAATAATTAGCATCCAATGCGCTTGCAGCATTCAAACTGCTAGAGGAATGCTGAAACTAACACCACCTCCAAGATGGCaataattcatcagagcaggttGAGATGGTGCACTGGCACTGGGGAGGGTTTTTTGGAATGATTATAGCTGCTAAGTGGTGATATATGTCACCAATGTGTGCTTAATTTTGTGTCAATTTTAGTTTTTGCATTTGTACATGAGCCTTGTAGTTGTTCCTAATGTGCCTGAAAACTCCCAGACACCTTATTTTAGGGACATTAAAACTAAAATACAAATTGCATTATAGTGAAGACACACTTTAATTATTCAGTATAGCTGGCCATATGAAGACCAAGTCATTCCCACACAAATTGCTCTGCATGTGGGACCTTGGGATTGAGAATCCATatggtgtatgtatgtgtgcctcggACATTGTGTGACCTTAAAGTGATGGGTGTCACTCCTGCCTCCtgtgcagttcagctgcttgttcCATGAGAAGCTTATGCAGAAACAAAAGGTTAATGAGACCTGTTAAAGAAATCTTACAATCAATTAACATGTAATTAACcaacagaaagaaacaaaaaatagCCCATCTTTGTAGCAGGCACAAATATTTGTGGTAAAATCGTTAAGATAATGTGTATATGTTTTCCTTTCAGATGGAAAACTGTGGATTCTTgaaaatggacttttaaatatcaCAAGTGTATCATTTGAAGACAGGGGAAAATACACCTGTGTTGCTAAAAATTCCCATGGAAGTGTCAATAATACAGTTACTTTGAGAGTGATATTCACCTCTGATAATATGGGTATATATTACATGATTGTCTGCCTCGTCGCCTTTACTGTTGTGATGGTCCTGAACATCACCAGACTTTGCATGATGAGCAGCCATCTGAAGAAAACAGAGAAAGCTATTAATGAATTCTTCCGAACAGAAGGTGCTGAGAAATTGCAGAAGGCATTTGAGATTGCCAAGAGAATCCCTATTATTACATCTGCCAAAACACTTGAACTTGCTAAAGTGACACAGTTTAAGACCATGGAGTTTGCCCGGTACATTGAGGAACTTGCTAGGAGTGTTCCTTTGCCACCTCTTATCATGAACTGCAGGACTATTATGGAGGAGATCATGGAGGTTGTTGGTTTGGAAGAACCCGGGCATTCATTTGTAAGACAGGGAGCAGTTGGCCAAGACGTTGGTGAGGAAGACGAGGTCTTTACCATCCCTAAATCTTTGCAAAGGAGTGAGTCTCCAACAGCAGATTCTGATGCCTCATCTCTTCACGAGCATTCTCGCCAAATTGCCATAACAGTCTCTGTACACCCGCTGGCCAAAAAACAGTGTTTAGACACTCAGTCACAGGACAGTGCACAATCTTATGTGAAAGAAGAAGGTGAATCGAAAacatttgcacagactaatgaaACAGCTACGCCTCCATCAGATGCCACTACCATGTGCATTGTTTATGAAAGCCATGTTTAAGCTAACTTAGTAATCTATGCATATCACTAATGACACTCCAAGCACCTTATTGAGAGTAGATCTAAAGTTACCATTTAGCCTTACTAGAAGAATGTACCATCTCTTAAATTTTTTTCCGATGAACAACAGCTCTGGAGCCATGCTGAACCTCACGAGTAACATAAAAGCAGTTTCTGCCACTGGATTTTGAATTGAAATAGGTACAGTTTGAAAAACAAACTCACAGTAAAAGAAAGagataaaatgtatttatgatcTTGCACTTCTGTTCCATTTGTTCCATTTCATCTAAATGTCTACATTGCTTCAGAAACTGCAACTCAGTATGGACGAGCATTTATATGTCTGTCTAATACAAGGCTTTAGTGAACTGATAACAATGCCTGTGTCACACTAAGATGTTCGTATATTGCTATTGATTTTTTAGGGACCTGCTAGATAAATTAGCTAAAATTAATTTTCAAAACAATAAATTCATTGggacatatttttatttaacacttctatatttacaaaatatgCCAGGTGGTGAATTGAGAGCTTCATTATGAGATTATGAGCATTATGAGCTTATTATGATAGAAAACAAAGAACTGTTTTTGTAATCAGTTCTCTAGAGGAACCAAAGCCTTTTACATTTATGGGAGCACCAGTCACAAGCTGAGAGCACCCCAGGGTCTTTGTTTGCCCTTGAAACTACAGCTTGGGGATAGAGTGGTACTTGAGCTCCCTCATTCCACTCTCATTAGTATAAACTTCTCTGTagatacatataaacatatttacTGTAAGCACAATACATACACTCTGTGCTACATACTATCTGTTTCTAGCCTTACTAACACATAGGAAAAGTCTTCTCTCTTGTGCTGTTCTTGCATTCTTTAGATTTTATCAACAGCTTAACCATCAACAATCCCTGAAGTCCTGGGCTGCCCAATCAGCTTCCGTAGGAAGGGAGTCCAGTGGCTTAA contains these protein-coding regions:
- the mfap3l gene encoding microfibrillar-associated protein 3-like isoform X1 codes for the protein MKRSDGFITGCPRCQHTNILHQLYQGHNGTMADYDSYWLPLLLCVFLLSLVTVATSEETNNNTSNNTQPLLDSLPVVTLKVDHIIVKEGNGAVIRCNIEGHPDPHFQWYNSNGHLLREENDGKLWILENGLLNITSVSFEDRGKYTCVAKNSHGSVNNTVTLRVIFTSDNMGIYYMIVCLVAFTVVMVLNITRLCMMSSHLKKTEKAINEFFRTEGAEKLQKAFEIAKRIPIITSAKTLELAKVTQFKTMEFARYIEELARSVPLPPLIMNCRTIMEEIMEVVGLEEPGHSFVRQGAVGQDVGEEDEVFTIPKSLQRSESPTADSDASSLHEHSRQIAITVSVHPLAKKQCLDTQSQDSAQSYVKEEGESKTFAQTNETATPPSDATTMCIVYESHV
- the mfap3l gene encoding microfibrillar-associated protein 3-like isoform X2, whose product is MADYDSYWLPLLLCVFLLSLVTVATSEETNNNTSNNTQPLLDSLPVVTLKVDHIIVKEGNGAVIRCNIEGHPDPHFQWYNSNGHLLREENDGKLWILENGLLNITSVSFEDRGKYTCVAKNSHGSVNNTVTLRVIFTSDNMGIYYMIVCLVAFTVVMVLNITRLCMMSSHLKKTEKAINEFFRTEGAEKLQKAFEIAKRIPIITSAKTLELAKVTQFKTMEFARYIEELARSVPLPPLIMNCRTIMEEIMEVVGLEEPGHSFVRQGAVGQDVGEEDEVFTIPKSLQRSESPTADSDASSLHEHSRQIAITVSVHPLAKKQCLDTQSQDSAQSYVKEEGESKTFAQTNETATPPSDATTMCIVYESHV